In one Nicotiana tomentosiformis chromosome 6, ASM39032v3, whole genome shotgun sequence genomic region, the following are encoded:
- the LOC104110154 gene encoding uncharacterized protein, with protein sequence MSEVRNLFSFLIFFLIIALNFTNGLAIDHKSDANIALIPQKKGIKWLHWPFAQAPPPPSSFFPKFPFTRIFPWPRFLPPKLFSPSEKSVSDISMDNSQNVLEKKYCALIIEGCMLERDTFCVRHRCTFSSDCCTSINTEFGPEECNQYEFAMIKNQCENQAAPPPTT encoded by the coding sequence ATGTCTGAAGtaagaaacttattttctttccttattttctttctcATTATTGCCTTAAACTTCACTAATGGCTTAGCCATTGATCATAAGTCTGATGCTAATATTGCATTAATCCCACAAAAGAAAGGAATAAAATGGTTGCATTGGCCATTTGCAcaagcaccaccacctccttcaTCTTTTTTTCCTAAGTTTCCATTCACAAGAATATTTCCCTGGCCTCGGTTTTTGCCACCTAAGCTTTTTTCACCTAGTGAAAAAAGCGTCAGTGACATAAGCATGGACAACAGTCAGAACGTGCTGGAAAAGAAATATTGTGCTTTAATTATTGAGGGGTGTATGCTTGAGAGGGATACATTTTGCGTTCGCCATAGATGTACCTTCTCCTCTGATTGTTGTACATCCATTAATACTGAATTTGGTCCTGAGGAATGTAACCAGTATGAATTTGCCATGATAAAAAATCAGTGTGAAAACCAAGCTGCTCCTCCTCCTACAACTTAA